GCAACATAGTGGTATTGCTCGATTGTGACAGCAAAGGTTAAGAACTCATCATACATAACTTAAACTCTAGTTTAATGCAAATATGGTCTTAATTTCACCATTTAAATGTCATGGTGCCATCGTATTTGAGATGCTAACTTGCCTCATGATTTGGATCACATGGCTTTCGTTATTTTCACATCAAATACCAAGCCTTTTGAGGAGAAAAACATAATATCATGATCAAATTGAATGGTTTACCAATATTGCGGACACATAAACAAGCAAAATAAGTTAAGTAAGAATTACATTATAGATATAAAAGCTGAACAAGATGGATTTACGTGATTCAACAGTGGCCCACTCTATGGAGGAGATCGACAAGATAGTCCTGACATAATTGGGGAAAACAAGATCACAATAAGGCAATCACTCTAATTCACAAATATTTCCGAATGCTTATTCAAACCGTGCCGACAAAAATCAATGACAACAAAAGGAGTTTTCTCACATTCTTAACTTTCTTGTATGGCTACTTTAGTGCTCTCTTTGTCTCTCTAAGTTATGTAGCGCCTAGAAATCTGGTGGGCCTGGGGAGAGGGGTAGCTAGTAGTGCCTTTGGCCCATAGGATATTTCCAAATCCTTGGTTTGGGCAATTTGCGAAATCAAGATacaattataaatttatacACCAGATTAGAGTCACCatcaatcaatttagataaATCTAGGATGTTTGGGCTTTTAACGGGCCAAACAACGACAAGAATGTTAAACTAATTGGGTTTATGCGTGAAGGGCCAGTCAATCAAACATTCGAAATCTTAGGTCTGGAGGTTCAGTTATGCATTGGACGGATCAACATCCCACGATACCCTTTTGTACTGCAGCACTGTTCTCGCTTAAGTCCTATGGCATCCATTGGTTAATTTTGTAAGCATTGATGGtattttgtttggaaaaaaattaaaaaaacttgaaatgttGCCAAAACACATTCACCCATTCGACTTCTAACGAGGCCAGTTTCTTGTGTATAGTGGCGCAACTATATTTACGTGTGGAAGACTAAGCAAATGCCAAttaatattcaaaattcaataatgATGTGTGAGAATGACATAACAACGTGATGATAATAGCATCTGACAagacaagataattaaaatgtgaaattgaatagtgaaatgatatgatatggcGATAATCACATACTACACAACATAACAAATCAAATACAAAACATGACAATAAGATGAGATGacataggaaaaataaaaatgcaacatgacatggcaaattggCTGCATAACAAGATGATAAAATGATGTGGCATGCCAATAATTACATGCGATATGACAGGACAAATGTAAGATGTTTAAGGTCTTGATGACTCAAATATGTGGCAAGGCATTGACTACTTGTTTCCGAAATATTGATGACCAAAACTACGAGAGGATGGGGGAGCCCCTTGATCCTTGCGATTGCTCctaattgatcaaattaagattggaaacatacaattggaattttgattaaatatttacTTTTACTTAAACGAACATCAAATCTACTTTGAACAAAATATGGTTAAATGCTAATTTGATTTAGCTCGTCCAGGTAAACATTATCTTCATTCAAGGtcaattgtcttttttttttttttcttttggaacaCATTTCCTAATTTGATTAAACAATCTCACTTGATAACAAGAAGTGTTGAGCACTGAAACATTTATGTAGAATTTATATTCGGCTCCAGATTCTTTTGCAGTTTACAAATGCATTTAAGCAactagattgaaaaaaaaaaaaagccattttGGTAAAGAGTATAATTTGAAATACTTTCTCTGGTTTATCCTTTTCTAAGTTTAAACTTaatgaacataaaaaaaaaaatctatacttTTTCTTATCCATTTTTCTAACGTTTAACCTCGAGACTGtagagtataactgaatttctttttttctaatttatcctccttttttttttcaagttcaaactcaataaaaaaaataaaactttcagatttttaattttgaaattcaatctcaatttcacCGTACCATATATATCATGTCGCGTGACGAATAAATGAAGACCTGAACTTTCGATATGCTTCATGCGATATCTTATGTTAAATTTCTACACGTTCCCACATCGTCGAAGCTTCAGACAAGGATCTTGTCGACCGTTCCGGCAAATTCCGCCCCAGCAAAACATGGGATGCGCCTTGTCAGCTTCCGCACAAATGGGGTGATGTTGAAGCCAAGATCACGTTCGTGGGGCCTTACCCACCTCACTCGAGAGGTATATTATCAGTTTGGTCGGGCTAAATTCACAAGGTCTGCGCACAACGTCGTCAATTCGAATCGTAGCACCTTCGAATCCAACCAGGTGCTGAAGGACTTGTCTAAAGGAGGTCGAATTGATGATGCCCGGAAGttgttcgatgaaatgctcgaGAGAGATGAGTACACGTGGAACACCATGGTCGCCGCTTATGCCAATTCAGGGAGGTTCGATGAGGCTGAAGAGCTTTTCGAGGAGGCTCCATGTAAGAGTTCGGTCACCTGGTCCTCCCTCATTTCAGGGTATTGTCGGCATGGGCGTCCTGGCGAAGGTTTTAAGTTCTTCTGGCTAATGCAGTTGGACGGTCAGAAGCCCACCCAGTTTAGCTTGGGCAGCGTGCTTAGAGCCTGTGCCGTGTCGGGTTCTCTCCAAAGAGGAGAGCAGATTCATGGCTATGCTATGAAAACAAATTTCGACCATAATGATTTTGTTGTCACGGGTCTTATAGACATGTATGCGAAGTGCAGAAGCATCTCTGAGGCGGAGTATCTCTTTGCGACGGTTCTCGAAAGGAGTAATCATGCGCTCTGGAGTGCCATGATCACTGGGTATTCTCAGAATGGTGATGCACATAAAGCAATGGAGTGTTTTAAGGAAATGAGGAAGCAAGGAATTGAATTCGATGAGTACAGTTTACCTAGTATACTAGCAACTTGTGCAGCAGTTTCAGCTGATGCTTTTGGGGCACAGGTGCATTGCTGCATCACGAGGAGTGGATATGCAGTTAGTGCATTTGTTCAGAGTGCGCTGGTTGACATGTATGCGAAATGTGGAGATTTGAACAGTGCTAAGTTGGTGATAGAGGCTATGGATATTGATGGTGTGGTTTCTTGGAACTCAATGATTATGGGTTGCATGAGGCAGGGGTGTGAAGAGGAAGCACTATacctatttaagaaaatgcatGGAAGAGATATGAAGATTGATGATTTTACTTACACATCTGTTCTAAAGTCTCTTGCTTCCACGATGGATTTGAAACTCGCAAAGTCGGTGCACTGTCTGATCTTAAAGACGAGATTTGAGGCTTATCGACTAGTGAGCAATGCACTCGTCGACATGTATGCTAAACAAAGAGAGATTACTTGCGCATGTGAGGTGTTCAAGTGTATGCTGGAAAAAGACGTCATTTCATGGACTTCCCTGGTCACAGGATACGCACACAATGGCCTCTTTGAAGAAGCTCTCAGGTTGTTTTGTGACATGACAGCCGAGGGTATTTGTCCTgatgaaatggttatttccAGTATTTTAAGTGCTTCTGCCGAATTGACAGCTTTAGAATTTGGGCAACAAGTTCATGGAATTTTTGTGAAATCAGGCCATGCTATTTCAACATCAGTTGGCAATTCTCTCATCTCAATGTATGCAAGATGTGGATGCATAGAAGATGCTGATCGAGTGTTCAACTCAATGCATGTAGCGGGCGTAATCACATGGACGGCTCTTATCATGGGTTATGCACGTAATGGCAAAGCAAAAGAATCTTTAGAGACCTACAATCGCATGGTTGCGAGTGGAGTGA
This genomic stretch from Eucalyptus grandis isolate ANBG69807.140 chromosome 3, ASM1654582v1, whole genome shotgun sequence harbors:
- the LOC120292212 gene encoding putative pentatricopeptide repeat-containing protein At5g52630 gives rise to the protein MLHAISYVKFLHVPTSSKLQTRILSTVPANSAPAKHGMRLVSFRTNGVMLKPRSRSWGLTHLTREVYYQFGRAKFTRSAHNVVNSNRSTFESNQVLKDLSKGGRIDDARKLFDEMLERDEYTWNTMVAAYANSGRFDEAEELFEEAPCKSSVTWSSLISGYCRHGRPGEGFKFFWLMQLDGQKPTQFSLGSVLRACAVSGSLQRGEQIHGYAMKTNFDHNDFVVTGLIDMYAKCRSISEAEYLFATVLERSNHALWSAMITGYSQNGDAHKAMECFKEMRKQGIEFDEYSLPSILATCAAVSADAFGAQVHCCITRSGYAVSAFVQSALVDMYAKCGDLNSAKLVIEAMDIDGVVSWNSMIMGCMRQGCEEEALYLFKKMHGRDMKIDDFTYTSVLKSLASTMDLKLAKSVHCLILKTRFEAYRLVSNALVDMYAKQREITCACEVFKCMLEKDVISWTSLVTGYAHNGLFEEALRLFCDMTAEGICPDEMVISSILSASAELTALEFGQQVHGIFVKSGHAISTSVGNSLISMYARCGCIEDADRVFNSMHVAGVITWTALIMGYARNGKAKESLETYNRMVASGVKPDYISFIGLLFACSHACLVQEGRMYFESMTKTYGIKPGREHYASMIDLLGRSGKLAEAEELLNQMSVEPDPTIWKALLAACRVHKNLELGERAARNLFKLEPMNSVPYVLLANIYFASGKLEEAAKIWGLMKSRGINKEPGCSWVGINGQVHTFVSEDRGHPRMSDIYSKIDEVMRLIKKAGYVPDLSLALHDVDEEGKELGLAYHSEKLAVAFGLLAVPQGGPIRIYKNLRVCGDCHVAMRYISQVFSRHIVLRDSNRFHHFREGVCSCGDYW